The following are encoded together in the Gilvimarinus sp. DA14 genome:
- a CDS encoding alginate lyase family protein, protein MRNPLLVLGVFTAFISAVHKVQACPKDIAEPYTGALQIESKYVQTDKSKSTLKEGIGADSKAVKEQIQSYGKQVVAFSDYMIRANGEAQKAAQSCLEQALTDWAEAGALLSGDVSKTGMAMRKWTLASIAMAVYKLQALNIGDFSLTERQRAWLDKLADKVVDDYKERLSPDFRYFNNHDYWAAWAVVANALATGNTAHINYAYAVLDRAAAQLEVDKQRNVGWLPNEVGRGKLAMNYMHYALSPLVMLNNYAEKFSLASNKSEKAVILMVNFISGFADNPGAFSDIVSGPQEPVPAYKAAWLIPYLHRYPKDKAAMQLYDRYDQDVDGYSQLGGLLEPLYPLNP, encoded by the coding sequence ATGCGCAATCCATTGTTAGTGCTTGGCGTCTTTACTGCTTTTATTTCAGCAGTGCATAAGGTGCAGGCATGCCCTAAGGATATTGCCGAGCCTTACACAGGCGCCCTGCAGATTGAAAGCAAGTATGTGCAAACTGACAAATCAAAATCCACTCTAAAAGAGGGCATAGGCGCTGACTCCAAAGCGGTGAAGGAGCAAATACAATCCTATGGCAAACAGGTCGTCGCCTTTTCAGACTATATGATTCGCGCCAACGGTGAAGCCCAGAAAGCGGCGCAGTCGTGTCTTGAACAGGCGTTAACTGATTGGGCCGAAGCGGGAGCGTTGTTATCTGGCGACGTTTCTAAAACCGGTATGGCGATGCGCAAATGGACACTTGCCTCTATTGCCATGGCTGTATACAAGTTGCAAGCGTTAAACATTGGAGACTTCTCCTTAACCGAGCGCCAGAGGGCCTGGTTAGATAAGTTGGCCGACAAGGTGGTGGACGATTATAAAGAGCGCTTGAGTCCGGACTTTCGTTACTTTAACAATCACGATTACTGGGCCGCCTGGGCCGTGGTTGCCAATGCCCTCGCGACGGGTAATACCGCCCATATAAATTATGCTTACGCCGTGTTGGATCGTGCGGCAGCACAGCTTGAAGTTGATAAACAGCGCAATGTCGGCTGGCTGCCCAACGAGGTTGGGCGGGGTAAGCTGGCGATGAACTACATGCACTATGCCCTAAGCCCCTTGGTGATGCTGAATAATTACGCCGAGAAATTTTCCCTCGCCAGCAACAAGAGCGAGAAAGCTGTAATACTGATGGTCAATTTTATTAGTGGCTTTGCCGACAACCCCGGGGCCTTTTCGGATATCGTCAGTGGGCCCCAGGAGCCCGTGCCCGCCTATAAAGCGGCTTGGCTAATACCCTATCTACATCGTTACCCCAAGGATAAGGCGGCAATGCAGCTTTACGATCGCTACGATCAAGATGTCGATGGCTATTCGCAGCTGGGCGGTTTGCTTGAGCCACTTTACCCATTAAACCCTTAG
- a CDS encoding right-handed parallel beta-helix repeat-containing protein, with the protein MAKAFTCLLLLLLPVLVSAQSAQADLTQEVEALTADAACCRRPEAIDASQYRLQPQWRLETMFSAQEGSWPFEPFTNNGLFTVIARYQSAHPKIVTLVQGRFTLDELYKKIARDDIISRFNDGYLLHYPIMVLPDAHLLIDNTELHLSIYGGAAVINRGAISIQGSLLTVRQGDSPKPSMANFRPFVMNWAGSLLDIESSKISKLGYHANLSTGIASARSKHQPANSAPPQVTVVNSEFNDVNIGLDLHTSDAFIDKTRFLTSRHHAINIDNSQVSVVASHFAETTVNSLIRITGDSRVLIEGSKLMDSAKHGVEWSASSGAVSLRGTLITGSGQHGVAVKPAPQQGAAVLLSDGNVISQNLGAGINIERPVATLVENTLFSANTDYAISYRTDGGHDSNTLLLRKSRFVNSLAPAVRAQKLDRLVLQDNQFDLSQVNQELFSGDLAPYQSSLAAAVFRDQCPTQVVRDVSANRLVVSTLAGDSPECKL; encoded by the coding sequence ATGGCCAAAGCCTTTACCTGTCTGTTATTACTTTTGCTGCCAGTGTTGGTGTCGGCTCAGTCGGCGCAAGCTGATTTAACGCAAGAAGTAGAAGCCCTGACAGCAGACGCGGCGTGTTGTCGCCGGCCTGAGGCTATTGATGCATCGCAGTATCGGCTCCAGCCGCAATGGCGGCTGGAAACCATGTTTTCGGCCCAGGAGGGTAGCTGGCCGTTTGAGCCTTTTACCAACAATGGTTTGTTTACGGTGATAGCCCGCTACCAGAGTGCGCACCCAAAAATTGTTACTTTGGTGCAGGGGCGTTTTACCCTTGATGAGTTGTATAAAAAGATTGCGCGCGACGACATCATCAGTCGCTTCAACGACGGGTACCTATTGCATTACCCGATTATGGTCTTGCCTGACGCCCACCTTCTGATTGATAACACCGAGCTGCATTTATCGATTTATGGTGGCGCTGCTGTGATTAATCGTGGCGCCATCAGTATTCAAGGTTCGCTGCTTACGGTGCGCCAGGGGGACAGCCCTAAACCTTCGATGGCAAACTTCAGGCCCTTTGTGATGAACTGGGCGGGTAGCTTGCTGGATATAGAGTCCAGTAAGATCAGCAAGCTGGGTTACCACGCCAACCTGAGCACGGGCATTGCGAGCGCGCGCAGCAAGCATCAGCCAGCTAACAGCGCTCCCCCTCAGGTGACGGTGGTCAATAGTGAGTTTAACGACGTTAATATTGGATTAGACTTGCATACCTCCGACGCCTTTATCGATAAAACGCGCTTTCTTACCAGCCGCCATCACGCAATTAATATTGATAACTCGCAGGTTTCCGTAGTCGCTTCGCATTTTGCTGAAACAACCGTTAATAGTTTGATACGAATAACCGGAGACAGTCGTGTGCTGATTGAAGGTTCGAAATTAATGGATTCGGCCAAGCATGGTGTGGAGTGGAGTGCGTCGTCCGGGGCCGTGTCTTTGCGAGGCACGCTTATTACCGGCTCGGGGCAGCATGGCGTTGCGGTAAAACCTGCGCCGCAACAAGGCGCAGCGGTGTTATTGAGTGATGGCAATGTGATATCGCAAAACCTGGGCGCCGGAATTAATATTGAAAGACCCGTGGCGACGCTGGTAGAAAACACTTTGTTCAGCGCCAACACGGATTATGCTATTAGCTATCGCACAGACGGCGGTCACGACAGTAATACTTTGCTCTTGCGTAAAAGTCGTTTTGTAAATTCTCTAGCGCCCGCCGTGCGCGCGCAAAAGCTGGATCGTCTGGTGCTGCAAGACAATCAATTTGATCTCTCGCAGGTAAATCAAGAATTATTTTCTGGGGACCTTGCGCCCTACCAGAGTTCGCTGGCCGCTGCCGTGTTTCGCGACCAGTGTCCGACCCAGGTGGTACGGGATGTCAGTGCTAACCGGTTAGTGGTTTCTACACTTGCTGGCGATTCGCCCGAGTGTAAGCTCTAG
- a CDS encoding methyl-accepting chemotaxis protein, whose amino-acid sequence MTLRSKTWVLSSLILVGFLVIVSVGLWTLRQATSLDNEARVKQLLASTYSTVTEMEKLAASGVLSDSQAKDIATALLRNNIYHESEYVYVADQNLDFVAAPLDPELHGTSFHEFKDAENNSVGHIMLAAIDRANGELAQYPWTQRQADGSVEEKLSIAQRTPRWGWVVGTGIGFNEVNQRFWDSASDQLLICLAIMLLIVIPVHLAVSGIQKGLGGELKEVLQLVRKVAGGDLTENDPAHQAPEDSIYASVLKMRHALREMMAAMTAAAQTLDGISDNMVEKAQASSSMAEAQSEATAKIASSAEEFNQQTQQAMSEAEKARQQTHAASQTSESGRQAIASAVTRFTEIDHTVAATQQSIDVLADKINSISAVVSVISAVAEQTNLLALNAAIEAARAGEQGRGFAVVADEVRQLASRTTQATEEIASSINAVQSSSRDSKAQMDTMVKELRQGIEQTKQGGTTVESIREETKIVEDIVSHIRQAMAEHVEASGLILQYVSQVEDLSVTAKETAQGALISSRQIRDAAHSLNHQLEQFQI is encoded by the coding sequence ATGACACTTCGCAGCAAAACGTGGGTTTTATCCAGCCTGATACTGGTGGGCTTTTTAGTAATCGTCTCGGTGGGCTTATGGACATTGCGCCAAGCAACCAGCCTCGACAATGAGGCGCGGGTAAAGCAGTTATTGGCCAGCACCTACTCCACCGTCACCGAAATGGAAAAACTCGCAGCCAGCGGAGTGCTAAGCGACTCGCAAGCCAAAGACATTGCCACCGCCCTACTGCGTAATAACATCTACCACGAATCCGAATACGTTTACGTAGCGGATCAAAACCTCGATTTTGTTGCCGCTCCACTCGATCCCGAGCTGCACGGCACCAGCTTTCACGAATTTAAAGACGCCGAGAACAACAGTGTTGGCCATATCATGCTAGCAGCCATTGACCGTGCGAATGGCGAGCTGGCGCAGTACCCCTGGACCCAGCGACAAGCCGACGGCTCGGTAGAAGAGAAGTTGTCCATCGCCCAACGCACACCTCGCTGGGGCTGGGTAGTCGGAACGGGTATAGGCTTTAACGAGGTGAACCAGCGCTTTTGGGACAGCGCAAGCGATCAACTACTCATCTGCCTGGCCATCATGTTACTGATTGTGATCCCGGTGCACTTAGCCGTTAGCGGTATTCAAAAGGGTTTGGGTGGCGAGCTTAAAGAAGTTTTGCAATTAGTGCGCAAAGTTGCCGGCGGCGATTTAACTGAAAACGACCCGGCTCACCAGGCGCCAGAGGACAGTATTTACGCCTCGGTATTGAAGATGCGCCATGCGCTGCGCGAGATGATGGCCGCAATGACGGCTGCGGCACAAACCCTGGATGGCATTAGCGACAATATGGTGGAAAAGGCCCAAGCCAGTAGCTCTATGGCCGAGGCACAAAGCGAAGCAACAGCCAAAATTGCCAGCTCTGCAGAAGAATTCAACCAACAAACCCAGCAGGCTATGAGCGAAGCGGAAAAAGCCCGCCAACAAACGCATGCGGCGTCGCAAACCTCAGAGTCCGGGCGCCAGGCCATCGCCAGCGCAGTAACCCGCTTTACCGAAATTGATCACACGGTGGCAGCCACGCAGCAAAGCATTGATGTGCTGGCAGACAAGATAAACAGCATTTCGGCGGTTGTTTCTGTGATCAGCGCTGTGGCCGAGCAGACCAACTTACTCGCTCTTAACGCTGCCATTGAGGCAGCCCGTGCCGGCGAACAAGGGCGTGGCTTTGCTGTGGTAGCGGACGAGGTGCGGCAGCTGGCCTCGCGCACTACTCAGGCCACCGAAGAAATAGCCAGTTCAATTAACGCGGTGCAAAGCAGCAGTCGCGACAGTAAAGCGCAAATGGACACGATGGTTAAAGAGCTGCGCCAGGGGATTGAGCAAACCAAACAAGGTGGCACCACGGTAGAGTCTATTCGTGAAGAAACCAAAATTGTCGAGGATATTGTCTCGCATATTCGCCAGGCAATGGCCGAGCACGTGGAGGCCAGTGGCCTTATTCTGCAGTATGTGAGTCAGGTGGAAGATTTATCCGTGACCGCTAAAGAAACTGCCCAGGGCGCGTTAATCAGCTCGAGGCAAATACGCGATGCTGCGCACAGCCTTAACCACCAACTGGAACAGTTCCAGATATAG
- a CDS encoding family 20 glycosylhydrolase gives MKRMIAWLALAGCSCAQAGEWSQTQLARFTDSAELNFAVVSNFNEQGKQMQLTLDNQSELSLPASGWAVYFHSVRQIAPLADQPVQIEHVQGDLHRLVPAENFAGLAAGAELSVTYQPSAHMVSYTDFMPRAFMVFDGLEAEVFANTDTEDMTAFVAPIVKPEQQLRSQADNFTIATAQNRYERNSQLPAIDSDSVATRIIPAPTQMDEHRGEAQLTAKWQLRYAGSLKAEAEYLNSRLQQMYGFSLTLQPDHIPADGPTIYLRATGQGEKKLPVPETAESYILKIDDDTIVIDGRDAAGAFYGVQSLLALSHKSDDQVKVKNASISDSPRAVWRGMHYDMGRNFHGQEVTLRLIEQMGRYKLNKLHMHVTEDEGWRLEIPGLPELTEVGATRCFDLEETECLLTQLGTGPHTTGSGNGYYSKADFIELLRFAAARHIEVIPEIDMPGHARAAVKAMDARYTKLMQAGDEAAAKQYLLADPDDASEYLTVQNYTDNSINVCLESTYRFVDKVIYELQQMYREAGLKLSTFHMGGDEVGKGSWSASPVCDELFARELGVAGPADLKPYFVSRVSQLASERGLDLAGWEDGLMYDPTNTFNRKQFVNERVIANAWDNIWEWGVADRAYRLANNGYQVVLSHATHLYFDHPHEAHPAERGYYWAARYTDMAKVFNYLPDDMYANADFTRNGDAIENLEALVGRPLPTLQKPENILGIQGQVWTETIRTADQLEQMIYPRMLVMAERAWHKAGWESNGSERERSADYQAFSSALFGREIPRLQAQGAELYIPPPGARIEDGELTMNSAYPTAALEYSLDGAQWQTYRQPVNLGSQGALVRTKLGESVSRVERVEAQ, from the coding sequence ATGAAGCGGATGATCGCATGGCTGGCACTGGCCGGTTGTTCTTGCGCCCAGGCGGGCGAATGGTCCCAGACTCAGTTAGCCCGTTTTACCGACTCGGCGGAGCTTAACTTTGCCGTTGTCTCCAATTTTAACGAGCAGGGCAAGCAGATGCAGCTGACGCTGGATAATCAATCCGAGCTCAGTTTGCCCGCCTCTGGTTGGGCGGTATATTTTCATTCGGTGCGCCAAATCGCACCGCTGGCGGATCAGCCAGTACAAATTGAGCATGTTCAAGGCGACTTGCATCGGTTAGTACCCGCTGAGAATTTCGCGGGGCTGGCTGCTGGCGCCGAGCTGAGCGTCACCTACCAGCCCTCGGCGCATATGGTTAGTTATACCGACTTTATGCCCCGCGCCTTTATGGTGTTTGATGGCTTAGAGGCCGAAGTTTTTGCCAACACAGACACTGAGGATATGACGGCGTTTGTGGCGCCTATCGTTAAGCCCGAACAGCAGCTTCGCAGCCAGGCTGATAACTTTACTATCGCCACCGCGCAAAACCGCTACGAGCGCAATAGCCAATTGCCCGCAATCGATAGCGACAGTGTTGCCACTCGCATTATCCCAGCGCCCACGCAAATGGACGAGCACCGCGGCGAGGCTCAGCTGACTGCGAAGTGGCAGTTGCGTTACGCCGGCAGCTTAAAAGCCGAGGCCGAGTATTTAAACAGTCGCTTACAGCAAATGTATGGTTTTAGCCTGACACTGCAGCCAGACCATATTCCCGCCGACGGTCCCACTATTTATCTGCGCGCCACCGGCCAGGGCGAGAAAAAACTGCCGGTGCCTGAAACCGCTGAGTCATATATTTTGAAAATTGATGATGACACCATCGTCATTGACGGTCGCGATGCGGCGGGTGCGTTTTATGGTGTGCAAAGCCTGCTGGCCCTGAGTCATAAATCCGACGACCAGGTAAAAGTAAAAAACGCCAGTATCAGCGACAGTCCACGCGCCGTTTGGCGCGGTATGCACTATGACATGGGGCGCAACTTTCACGGCCAGGAGGTAACTCTGCGCCTGATTGAGCAGATGGGCCGCTACAAGCTCAATAAGCTGCATATGCACGTTACCGAAGACGAAGGCTGGCGCCTGGAAATACCTGGCTTGCCCGAGTTAACCGAAGTTGGCGCCACACGCTGCTTTGATCTTGAGGAAACCGAGTGCTTGCTAACGCAGCTGGGTACCGGGCCGCACACTACGGGTTCGGGCAACGGTTACTACAGCAAAGCGGATTTTATTGAATTGCTGCGCTTTGCCGCCGCGCGCCATATTGAGGTTATTCCCGAAATCGATATGCCGGGGCATGCTCGCGCAGCCGTTAAAGCCATGGACGCACGCTATACAAAGTTAATGCAGGCGGGCGATGAGGCGGCAGCGAAACAGTACTTGCTTGCCGACCCCGACGACGCCTCGGAATACTTAACGGTGCAAAACTATACCGACAACTCCATCAACGTGTGTCTGGAGTCCACCTATCGTTTTGTGGATAAGGTGATTTACGAGCTGCAGCAAATGTACCGCGAGGCAGGTTTGAAGCTGTCAACTTTTCATATGGGCGGCGACGAAGTGGGCAAGGGGTCTTGGAGCGCCTCGCCAGTATGTGATGAGCTGTTCGCACGTGAATTGGGTGTTGCCGGTCCCGCTGACTTAAAACCTTATTTTGTCAGCCGGGTATCCCAGCTTGCCAGTGAGCGGGGCCTGGACTTGGCCGGCTGGGAAGACGGGCTCATGTACGATCCGACCAACACCTTTAACCGCAAGCAGTTCGTCAACGAGCGTGTGATTGCCAACGCCTGGGACAATATCTGGGAGTGGGGCGTTGCCGATCGCGCTTACCGCCTGGCGAACAATGGTTATCAGGTTGTGCTCTCCCACGCCACCCACCTGTATTTCGACCACCCGCATGAAGCTCATCCCGCCGAGCGCGGCTATTACTGGGCGGCGCGCTATACCGACATGGCGAAGGTGTTCAACTACCTGCCAGACGATATGTATGCCAATGCAGACTTTACCCGCAATGGCGACGCCATTGAAAACCTGGAGGCGTTGGTGGGGCGGCCGCTGCCAACGCTGCAAAAACCGGAAAACATTCTCGGTATTCAGGGGCAGGTATGGACGGAAACCATTCGCACTGCAGACCAACTGGAGCAGATGATTTACCCACGCATGCTGGTGATGGCCGAGCGCGCCTGGCACAAAGCGGGCTGGGAGTCGAATGGTTCTGAGCGCGAGCGCAGCGCCGATTATCAGGCCTTCAGCAGCGCTCTGTTCGGTCGGGAAATCCCCCGGCTGCAGGCTCAGGGAGCGGAGCTGTATATACCCCCACCGGGGGCCCGTATAGAAGATGGCGAGCTGACAATGAACAGTGCCTATCCCACAGCGGCGCTTGAGTACAGTCTGGATGGCGCCCAGTGGCAGACCTACCGGCAGCCAGTGAACCTGGGCTCTCAAGGTGCTCTGGTGCGAACCAAGCTGGGTGAAAGTGTAAGCCGAGTCGAGAGGGTCGAGGCGCAATAA
- a CDS encoding TonB-dependent receptor: MKIGHRGFQKKVLASSIASCLLLPVMAQAQETEELFEEVVVTGIRGSLESSLDMKRDASSVVDAITAEDIGKFPDKNVAESLARIPGITIDRDFGEGQGVTIRGVSPDQNITLLNGQAVGTSNWFVLSNPTRNFNYEILASEMIAGVEVYKSAQANIDEGGLGGTVILRTRKPLDLDANTFHASVEGQYSSNGENFDPAASAMYSWKNDADTFGVMVSLSQQNRSVYREGMEDFGWFGPSVGRVEGSMEGPKLPDGSNDDKGSIPWGMGSALFEQDRKRTGIDFTAQFAPSDNLDMSLHYLSSEMEADNVNSNLIGIPFRGVAYLGTDTDMGNTNEQGITDELYVRGGENHEAATWSRFLAYDNIYRDGSEMSTEVIDFEGNYYNGPHQLHFQLGQTTGEGTNRDFFTEFWGDPTDERTGFDFYNPGGTAPYIDFTSYNEWLSNPTDEMWLGGAFDQINSAEDQENYAQLDYDLEVDLGAVNMLSFGAKVRDRSFSQMRFQTNLSNFDPVGEGSLGPASDFWSGDMITVDHSATTGRGSQTYFMPDRELMYNAFYAVAPCGEATTTLCRVDDQIQNLASFDVEEDITALYAMATFESNGIRGNVGLRYVETDQLAYGYNPDGSAQDAYESDYAEFLPSLNVAYDLTEEVVLRFAAGRALTRPAPFQLAPSFNLTPETGRGEAGNPDLKPLLADQYEMGIEWYFADASNVSATAFKKDITNFVFNQTVSAEIDGVQYNQLQRPENGGATNIDGVEVQFTHTFDSGFGLLANYTYTDVSPAEVQNAVPVTDAEGNITGATLETSTVRFPNASKNTYNLGAFFENDLISARMNYSYRSEYFMAQTEIGNQMRDEQVQLDAQVSYYVTDNLSLKLEALNLTDEVIENYYVRSTDGARLGGTSFSNGQRIFVGASYKF, translated from the coding sequence ATGAAAATTGGTCATCGTGGTTTTCAAAAGAAAGTGCTGGCTTCCAGTATTGCCAGCTGCCTGCTGTTGCCGGTTATGGCGCAGGCTCAGGAAACCGAGGAATTATTCGAAGAAGTGGTGGTAACCGGTATTCGCGGTTCGCTTGAATCCTCGTTGGATATGAAGCGCGATGCCAGCTCAGTGGTTGATGCAATTACCGCGGAAGATATCGGTAAGTTTCCAGATAAAAACGTGGCCGAGTCTTTGGCGCGTATTCCTGGTATTACTATCGATCGCGATTTTGGTGAGGGGCAGGGCGTAACCATTCGCGGCGTATCGCCCGATCAAAACATTACCTTGCTCAACGGTCAGGCGGTGGGGACCAGTAACTGGTTTGTGCTGTCCAATCCCACGCGTAATTTTAACTACGAGATTCTCGCCTCAGAAATGATTGCGGGGGTTGAAGTGTATAAATCAGCTCAGGCAAATATCGATGAAGGCGGCCTGGGTGGTACGGTTATCTTGCGCACGCGCAAGCCTCTGGATCTGGATGCCAATACCTTTCACGCCAGTGTTGAAGGTCAGTACAGCTCTAACGGCGAGAACTTCGACCCGGCTGCTTCAGCCATGTACAGCTGGAAAAACGATGCCGACACCTTCGGGGTAATGGTTTCTCTGTCGCAGCAAAACCGTTCGGTCTACCGTGAAGGCATGGAAGATTTTGGTTGGTTTGGTCCGTCTGTAGGACGCGTTGAAGGCTCTATGGAAGGGCCGAAGCTGCCAGATGGTAGCAACGACGATAAAGGTTCTATTCCTTGGGGTATGGGTTCTGCGCTGTTTGAGCAGGATCGTAAGCGCACCGGTATTGATTTTACCGCCCAGTTCGCGCCCTCCGATAACTTGGACATGAGCCTGCATTATCTGTCCTCTGAAATGGAAGCGGATAACGTCAACTCGAACCTGATTGGTATTCCCTTCCGCGGTGTTGCCTACCTGGGTACCGATACCGACATGGGTAATACCAACGAGCAGGGCATTACCGATGAGCTTTACGTGCGCGGTGGCGAAAACCACGAGGCGGCCACCTGGTCTCGCTTCTTGGCGTACGACAATATTTACCGTGACGGCTCAGAAATGAGCACCGAAGTGATCGACTTTGAAGGTAACTATTATAATGGGCCGCACCAGCTGCACTTCCAGCTTGGTCAAACCACCGGTGAAGGTACCAACCGTGACTTTTTCACCGAGTTTTGGGGTGATCCCACCGACGAGCGCACCGGGTTTGATTTTTATAATCCGGGCGGCACGGCGCCTTACATAGACTTTACCAGTTACAACGAATGGTTAAGCAACCCCACCGATGAGATGTGGTTGGGCGGCGCGTTTGACCAAATTAACAGCGCGGAAGACCAAGAAAATTACGCTCAGCTGGATTACGATTTAGAGGTCGATCTGGGTGCGGTGAATATGTTGAGCTTTGGTGCCAAGGTTCGTGACCGCTCTTTCTCGCAAATGCGCTTTCAAACTAACCTGTCTAACTTTGACCCTGTTGGTGAAGGTAGCTTAGGTCCGGCCAGTGATTTCTGGAGCGGCGACATGATTACCGTTGACCACTCCGCCACCACAGGCCGCGGTAGCCAAACCTATTTCATGCCCGATCGCGAGTTAATGTACAACGCCTTTTACGCTGTTGCGCCTTGCGGCGAAGCGACCACCACTTTGTGCCGGGTAGACGATCAGATTCAAAACCTCGCTTCGTTTGATGTGGAAGAAGATATTACCGCGCTCTACGCTATGGCAACGTTTGAGAGCAATGGCATTCGCGGTAACGTGGGCTTGCGCTATGTCGAGACAGATCAGCTGGCTTACGGTTATAACCCCGATGGTTCGGCGCAGGATGCCTACGAGTCAGACTACGCAGAGTTCTTGCCGAGCTTAAACGTGGCTTACGATCTGACCGAAGAAGTGGTACTGCGTTTTGCCGCAGGGCGCGCCTTAACTCGTCCAGCACCTTTCCAGTTGGCCCCCTCCTTTAACCTGACGCCGGAAACCGGACGTGGTGAAGCGGGTAACCCGGACTTAAAACCACTGTTGGCCGACCAATACGAAATGGGTATCGAGTGGTACTTTGCCGATGCGTCTAACGTAAGTGCTACCGCGTTTAAAAAGGACATAACCAACTTTGTCTTTAACCAAACCGTAAGCGCGGAAATTGACGGCGTACAGTACAACCAGTTGCAGCGTCCGGAAAACGGTGGCGCCACCAACATTGATGGTGTTGAAGTGCAGTTTACGCACACCTTCGATTCGGGCTTTGGCTTGCTGGCCAACTACACCTACACCGATGTCAGCCCCGCGGAAGTACAGAACGCTGTTCCGGTCACTGACGCTGAGGGCAATATCACCGGGGCGACTCTCGAAACCAGCACCGTGCGTTTCCCGAATGCGTCGAAAAACACCTACAACCTGGGTGCTTTCTTTGAAAATGACCTGATCAGCGCGCGCATGAACTACAGCTATCGCTCAGAGTACTTTATGGCGCAAACTGAGATCGGCAACCAAATGCGCGACGAGCAAGTGCAGCTTGATGCTCAAGTGTCTTACTATGTTACCGACAATTTGAGTCTGAAGCTTGAGGCGCTCAACCTTACTGACGAGGTTATTGAAAACTACTATGTGAGATCTACCGACGGCGCTCGCTTAGGTGGTACCTCATTCTCCAACGGTCAACGTATTTTCGTTGGCGCGAGCTACAAGTTCTAA
- a CDS encoding tryptophan halogenase family protein, whose amino-acid sequence MMNNSLNGINLVIVGGGTAGWMAANLVKHHCPQSEVTLIESDKVAPIGVGEGSTPYLKQFFNTLGIKDSVWMPECDATYKAGIRFPGWSEVAGFKSYFHPFFSELDIPTAEQFFALSNRALAGKGGPVHPDDYFVNQPLAALGLAPIAADGSFDMDYGYHFDAAKLGKFLKRNAQSLGVKCLVDHVDEVQLSETDGSIRGLQTRTNGVVRANVFIDCTGFAGLLSHKTYQLEFKSYSEYLFNDRAVTVMTPADEVLQAQTTSTALKNGWAWKIPLQNRNGNGYVYSSGYCSPEQAERELLEHLGVKEQETKVRHLQMNLGRLHEHWHKNCLSVGLSQGFIEPLEATALMLVQYTIDTFIRNFDSAKPVLENNQQRVNEKVNSLTDGVLDYICAHYQMNTRSDTAYWRDCRKAPIPATLARLIKAWRSGADFDSVLQQQHGALAYLRPSWYVLFAGMGCFAADNRERQLDQVAAAKCRAKAQQLFTDQRKLLCNYNARTGAEAKA is encoded by the coding sequence ATGATGAACAACTCTCTCAATGGCATAAACCTGGTAATTGTGGGCGGCGGAACCGCAGGCTGGATGGCCGCGAACCTGGTTAAGCATCATTGCCCTCAGTCCGAGGTTACCTTGATAGAGTCAGATAAAGTCGCTCCTATCGGAGTCGGTGAGGGTTCAACGCCCTACCTAAAACAGTTTTTTAACACACTGGGGATTAAAGACTCCGTCTGGATGCCCGAGTGCGACGCCACCTACAAAGCCGGTATACGCTTTCCCGGCTGGTCAGAGGTGGCGGGTTTTAAAAGTTACTTTCACCCGTTTTTTTCCGAGTTGGATATTCCTACGGCGGAACAATTTTTTGCCCTGTCTAATAGGGCGCTGGCCGGTAAGGGTGGCCCGGTTCATCCCGACGACTATTTTGTCAATCAGCCTTTGGCGGCTCTGGGGCTAGCACCAATAGCCGCTGATGGCTCTTTCGATATGGACTACGGCTACCATTTTGATGCTGCAAAACTGGGTAAATTTTTAAAGCGTAATGCGCAAAGCCTGGGCGTCAAGTGTCTGGTAGATCATGTTGATGAGGTTCAGCTCAGTGAAACAGATGGCTCAATTAGAGGGCTTCAAACCCGTACTAACGGCGTGGTTAGAGCGAACGTTTTTATCGACTGTACCGGCTTTGCCGGGCTTTTAAGTCATAAAACCTACCAGCTGGAATTTAAAAGCTACTCCGAGTATTTATTCAACGACCGCGCTGTGACGGTTATGACCCCGGCCGATGAGGTTCTGCAAGCGCAGACCACATCTACCGCATTAAAAAATGGCTGGGCGTGGAAAATTCCGTTGCAAAATCGTAACGGTAACGGCTATGTATATAGCTCAGGTTACTGCTCGCCCGAGCAGGCCGAGCGCGAGTTGCTTGAGCACCTGGGGGTGAAAGAGCAAGAGACTAAAGTCCGGCACTTGCAGATGAACCTTGGGCGTTTACACGAGCACTGGCATAAAAACTGTTTAAGCGTTGGTTTGTCTCAGGGGTTTATTGAACCGCTGGAGGCCACCGCGCTAATGCTGGTGCAGTACACCATCGATACTTTTATCCGCAATTTCGATTCGGCAAAACCGGTGCTGGAAAATAATCAGCAGCGGGTGAATGAGAAAGTAAACAGCTTGACCGACGGCGTGCTGGACTATATTTGCGCCCATTACCAAATGAACACGCGCAGCGATACCGCCTATTGGCGCGACTGCCGCAAGGCACCGATACCGGCAACACTGGCGAGGCTTATTAAAGCCTGGCGCAGCGGCGCCGATTTTGACAGCGTTTTACAACAGCAGCACGGCGCGCTGGCCTACCTGCGCCCCTCTTGGTATGTGTTGTTTGCCGGTATGGGGTGCTTTGCTGCAGACAACCGCGAGCGCCAGCTCGATCAGGTCGCCGCGGCTAAGTGCCGGGCTAAGGCGCAGCAGCTTTTTACCGACCAACGAAAGCTGCTCTGTAATTACAACGCCCGCACCGGCGCCGAGGCCAAGGCATGA